A stretch of the Desulfuromonas sp. TF genome encodes the following:
- a CDS encoding ACT domain-containing protein translates to MKVEQISVFIENKSGRLAEVSRTLGEAGVNIRALSLADTSDFGILRLIVDKTDTAKTALKERGFTVSKTEVVAVEVPDQPMGLSSILQILDRAGVNVEYMYAFVERCGENAVIIFRFDDPEAAMEVLTQSGITVLEGERVSRM, encoded by the coding sequence ATGAAGGTAGAACAAATTTCGGTTTTCATCGAGAACAAGTCCGGACGCCTGGCCGAAGTTTCAAGAACCCTTGGCGAAGCCGGCGTGAATATCCGCGCCCTTTCCCTGGCAGACACCTCCGATTTCGGCATTCTAAGACTCATTGTCGATAAGACCGATACCGCCAAGACGGCCCTCAAGGAGCGAGGCTTTACCGTCAGCAAGACCGAGGTCGTGGCCGTCGAGGTGCCCGATCAGCCCATGGGGCTTTCCAGCATTCTCCAGATCCTTGACCGCGCAGGAGTAAATGTTGAATACATGTATGCTTTTGTCGAACGCTGCGGGGAAAATGCCGTCATCATTTTCCGCTTCGACGACCCGGAAGCTGCCATGGAGGTCCTGACACAAAGCGGCATAACGGTTCTGGAGGGCGAACGCGTATCCCGGATGTAG
- a CDS encoding mechanosensitive ion channel family protein produces the protein MDIFLELINAFDWQTVIRTCARIFLILVVAWISLVILRNVLHRVEMRWLKKSEVAGEPPSESAKRVDTLVRLIRQGVHLTLWIIVGLTILKELGVEIGPILAGAGILGLAVGFGAQNLVRDIISGFFFILENQVRVGDVAIINGTGGIVEEINFRTIVLRDISGVVHVFPNGTVTTLSNMTNEWSAYVFEIGVAYKESTDKVTEVMREVFVGMQKDETYGPLILEDPEIMGVDKFADSAVIIKGRIKTRPIRQWMVGREFNRRIKYAFDEKGIEIPFPHRSIYFGEASKPFAVEAMEHLEKKGREKTK, from the coding sequence GTGGATATTTTTCTTGAATTGATAAATGCTTTCGACTGGCAGACGGTCATAAGGACCTGCGCAAGAATATTTCTCATCCTTGTGGTTGCCTGGATCTCCCTTGTAATTCTCAGAAACGTACTCCACCGGGTGGAAATGCGCTGGCTGAAAAAGAGCGAAGTTGCTGGAGAGCCGCCTTCGGAATCCGCCAAGCGCGTCGATACTCTGGTGCGACTGATCCGGCAGGGCGTTCATCTGACCCTCTGGATTATTGTTGGTCTTACAATCCTCAAGGAACTGGGTGTGGAAATCGGGCCCATTCTTGCCGGTGCAGGAATCCTCGGGCTGGCGGTCGGCTTTGGTGCGCAGAACCTGGTGAGGGACATTATTTCAGGCTTCTTTTTTATTCTTGAAAATCAGGTTCGGGTCGGAGACGTGGCTATCATCAATGGCACCGGGGGCATCGTTGAGGAAATCAATTTCAGGACCATCGTGTTGCGTGACATATCGGGTGTGGTGCATGTCTTTCCGAACGGTACGGTAACCACCTTGAGCAACATGACGAACGAATGGTCCGCCTACGTATTTGAAATCGGAGTCGCATATAAGGAATCCACCGACAAGGTAACGGAGGTGATGCGAGAAGTCTTTGTCGGTATGCAAAAGGATGAAACCTATGGGCCTCTGATACTGGAGGACCCTGAAATCATGGGTGTCGACAAATTCGCAGATTCCGCCGTCATCATAAAAGGTCGCATCAAGACAAGGCCAATTCGCCAGTGGATGGTAGGGCGCGAATTTAATCGGAGGATCAAGTACGCCTTTGATGAAAAAGGAATCGAGATTCCGTTTCCCCATCGTTCCATCTATTTCGGCGAAGCGAGTAAACCGTTCGCTGTGGAGGCGATGGAGCACCTGGAAAAAAAAGGCAGGGAAAAGACAAAATAA
- a CDS encoding phenylacetate--CoA ligase family protein, with the protein MIWNDEFETLPREVIESLQLRRLQHTLERVYATVPFYRRSFTEAGVTPGMVKSLGDLRRLPFTLKQDMRDNYPYGLFAVPLEQIVRIHASSGTTGKPTVVGYTRRDIEMWAELMARSFAAAGAHRGDVIHNAYGYGLFTGGLGAHYGAERIGASVIPMSGGNTKKQIMIMKDFGSTVLTCTPSYSLFLAEAAAEEGVDIRQLKLKVGIFGAEPWSEQMRAEIEEKLNIKAIDIYGLSEILGPGVGIECLEAQKGLHIWEDHFIPEIIDPESGNVLPPGEKGELVITTITKEGIPMIRYRTRDITRLIPEPCICGRTHVRLERMSGRSDDMLIIRGVNVFPSQIESVLFNIDGVEPHYQLIVDREENLDTLEVQVEVNEQTFSDEVKVLQDLTGRIRKEIKDLLGITCKVRLVEPKSIARSEGKAQRVIDRRV; encoded by the coding sequence ATGATCTGGAATGACGAATTCGAAACGTTGCCCCGGGAAGTTATAGAATCGCTGCAGCTCAGGCGTCTGCAGCACACATTGGAGCGCGTCTACGCCACCGTCCCCTTTTATCGCCGCAGCTTCACCGAAGCCGGTGTAACTCCGGGCATGGTCAAATCCCTGGGCGATCTGCGGCGACTGCCTTTTACCCTCAAGCAGGACATGCGGGACAATTACCCATACGGACTCTTTGCCGTTCCCCTGGAGCAGATTGTTCGCATACATGCTTCCAGCGGTACCACCGGCAAACCGACGGTGGTCGGCTATACCCGTCGCGACATCGAGATGTGGGCCGAGCTCATGGCCCGCTCCTTCGCCGCCGCCGGAGCCCATCGAGGCGACGTCATTCACAACGCCTATGGTTATGGCCTCTTTACGGGGGGGCTGGGAGCCCATTACGGCGCGGAGCGGATAGGCGCCTCAGTCATTCCCATGTCCGGTGGAAATACCAAAAAGCAGATCATGATCATGAAGGATTTCGGTTCCACCGTTCTGACCTGTACGCCTTCCTACAGCCTTTTCCTGGCGGAGGCGGCGGCAGAGGAGGGGGTGGATATCCGTCAGCTCAAGCTCAAGGTCGGCATTTTCGGCGCCGAACCCTGGAGCGAACAGATGCGTGCAGAGATCGAGGAAAAGCTGAATATCAAGGCCATCGACATCTATGGCCTTTCGGAGATCCTCGGTCCTGGAGTGGGAATCGAGTGCCTCGAAGCACAAAAAGGGCTTCACATCTGGGAGGATCATTTCATCCCGGAAATCATCGACCCCGAATCCGGCAATGTCCTTCCTCCCGGCGAAAAGGGAGAACTGGTGATCACCACCATCACCAAGGAAGGGATTCCCATGATCCGCTACCGCACCAGGGACATCACTCGCCTGATACCCGAACCCTGCATCTGCGGAAGAACCCATGTGCGTTTGGAGCGGATGAGCGGCCGCAGCGACGATATGCTGATCATTCGGGGAGTCAACGTCTTCCCCTCCCAGATCGAAAGCGTCCTTTTCAATATCGACGGTGTTGAACCGCATTACCAGTTGATCGTCGATCGTGAAGAGAACCTCGACACTCTTGAGGTGCAGGTGGAAGTCAATGAACAGACCTTCTCCGACGAGGTGAAGGTTCTTCAGGACCTCACGGGACGGATCCGCAAAGAGATCAAAGACCTTCTCGGAATCACCTGCAAAGTACGGCTGGTTGAGCCCAAAAGCATAGCCCGCAGCGAGGGGAAAGCCCAACGTGTCATTGACCGACGCGTTTAG